A single Dechloromonas denitrificans DNA region contains:
- a CDS encoding DUF4337 domain-containing protein: MSDHGFHVHGPHDHEVEHVAQHGGDSFTGRLAVLTAVLSTIGAIFGYMGGHSQNAALLYKNEAAIQKTSAANQWNYYQAKSNKQNLAELSITLTAGETQEKFKQAVERYKQEKEEIKAEADKLEAEAKAADHKSEAEMHVHERWALATTLLQIAIALSAITLLTRKRWLLAGVFGATGFGLLAGVMGYLHL, from the coding sequence ATGTCCGATCATGGATTTCATGTGCATGGTCCGCACGATCACGAAGTTGAGCACGTCGCCCAGCATGGCGGCGACAGTTTTACCGGGCGGCTGGCCGTTCTGACGGCAGTGCTATCGACCATTGGCGCCATTTTCGGCTACATGGGCGGTCATTCCCAGAACGCGGCGCTGCTCTACAAGAACGAGGCGGCGATCCAGAAAACCTCGGCCGCGAACCAGTGGAACTACTATCAGGCCAAAAGCAACAAGCAGAACCTCGCCGAGCTGTCGATCACCCTGACGGCAGGCGAGACGCAGGAAAAATTCAAACAGGCCGTCGAGCGCTACAAGCAGGAAAAGGAAGAAATCAAGGCGGAAGCCGACAAACTGGAAGCCGAGGCCAAGGCCGCCGACCACAAGAGCGAAGCGGAAATGCATGTGCATGAACGCTGGGCTCTGGCAACGACGCTGCTCCAGATTGCCATCGCCCTTTCGGCGATTACCCTGCTGACCCGCAAGCGCTGGCTGCTCGCCGGGGTTTTTGGGGCGACCGGTTTCGGGCTGCTCGCCGGGGTGATGGGTTACCTGCATCTGTGA
- a CDS encoding MFS transporter has translation MTKPRLSELFDHRQFILFWLARLAGMLAQQMLMVAVAWQMYDLTGSAWDLGLVGLFQFVPALLLTLPAGHLVDRWRRGRIFGTCLLIQGAIALLLVLATQGSFVSRELILGLSVLLGACRAFQMPTQQALVPMLVPPRLLERAVTLSSSGMQAAIICGPALGGLLYTQGAAWVYGTSAGLLLAACGLMLAVHDAQQATREKTTLSSVLAGVTFVWQNKLLLGATSLDLFAVLLGGATALLPIYARDILHTGPQGLGLLRAAPAAGALLMSLLLLRWPIQRKVGRWLIGSVAVFGLATVVFGLSEHFGLSLLALAITGAVDNISVVMRMTLVQLETPNEIRGRVSAVNSIFIGASNQLGEFESGATAALFGPVGSVLTGGLGTLLVAAAWVRIFPALAKRDRMQA, from the coding sequence ATGACCAAACCGAGACTCTCCGAACTCTTCGATCACCGCCAATTCATCCTGTTCTGGCTGGCCCGGCTGGCCGGCATGCTGGCCCAGCAGATGTTGATGGTGGCAGTCGCCTGGCAGATGTACGACCTGACCGGAAGCGCCTGGGATCTCGGGCTGGTCGGACTCTTCCAGTTCGTGCCGGCGCTGCTGCTGACCCTGCCGGCCGGCCATCTGGTCGACCGCTGGCGACGCGGGCGAATTTTCGGCACGTGCCTGCTGATCCAGGGCGCGATCGCCCTGCTGCTCGTCCTGGCGACGCAAGGCAGCTTCGTTTCGCGCGAACTCATCCTCGGCCTGTCCGTCCTGCTCGGCGCCTGTCGGGCCTTCCAGATGCCGACCCAGCAGGCACTGGTACCGATGCTGGTGCCGCCGCGGCTGCTCGAGCGCGCCGTCACCCTCAGTTCCAGCGGCATGCAGGCGGCGATCATCTGCGGCCCGGCACTCGGCGGTTTGCTCTACACGCAGGGCGCCGCCTGGGTCTATGGCACCAGCGCCGGCCTGCTGCTGGCCGCTTGCGGGCTGATGCTGGCCGTCCATGATGCGCAACAAGCGACCAGGGAAAAGACCACCTTGAGCAGCGTGCTGGCCGGCGTCACCTTCGTCTGGCAAAACAAGCTGCTGCTTGGCGCCACCTCGCTCGATCTCTTTGCCGTACTGCTCGGTGGCGCCACCGCGCTCTTGCCGATCTACGCCCGCGACATCCTGCACACCGGTCCGCAAGGCCTCGGCCTGCTGCGCGCCGCGCCGGCGGCCGGGGCGCTGCTGATGTCGCTGCTCCTGCTGCGCTGGCCGATCCAGCGCAAGGTCGGCCGATGGCTGATCGGTTCGGTGGCCGTCTTCGGCCTGGCGACGGTGGTCTTCGGGCTCTCCGAACATTTCGGCCTGTCGCTGCTGGCTCTCGCCATCACCGGCGCGGTCGACAACATCAGCGTCGTCATGCGCATGACCCTGGTCCAGCTGGAAACCCCCAACGAAATTCGCGGCCGGGTCTCGGCCGTCAATTCGATTTTCATCGGCGCCTCCAACCAGCTTGGGGAATTCGAATCGGGCGCCACCGCCGCGCTGTTCGGCCCGGTCGGTTCGGTGCTGACGGGCGGCCTCGGCACCTTGCTGGTTGCTGCCGCCTGGGTCCGGATTTTCCCGGCCCTGGCGAAACGGGACCGGATGCAGGCCTAG
- a CDS encoding EAL domain-containing protein: MRSLVERIDQLNDASLDRKWMGASSAIGLLIHELQRERGLSSGFIASNGEHFADQLGAQQKQTDASLASLTSIVREQALDKTVRQRLDAGALQLPKLRLRVRQLEISRDYTVDRYTGIIDTLFDLQLSTFGNASEPSIFRKQMAFIAFAQAKEMSGQERALLSAMLSDRNFSAGRMVMLNSIKAAEAARLANFVGLADQEALAAYQNILKQAYIKDAERIRQKVQAAAWREALGDEGTAVLPSPDAWFALASTKIDAMKQLEDALNASVNADARQMEGRAQQELLISGFLALLSFALAGILIHQIQRGGRVAEHQLNLAEAVFSNSVESILVTDADLRIIEVNPAFLRISGYTRDEIIGQHPRILKSGRHDAAFFEKVWNEVNASGTWVGEVWNRRKNGEIYPALLSIAAVTGSDGVVSNYTGMIFDLSRHKTVEALLNQLRTFDGLTALPNRESWLSALEQMLVNAQRSSSRFSILAVDLDRLKVINDSLGYAVGDLVLIEAAERIKNTLRKYDIVARLVGNRFAVLLNEIAEPQDIGSVCEKLLTAFARPFELDGINVHVTASIGAAIYPTDGSDSNTLMMAAESALYSAKADGRNLYKYYSREMNEMGSLLFKLERMLRFALERNEFSVVYQPQVNAQSGCLVGVEALLRWNNPELGNVSPVQFIPIAEETGLIVAIGEWIMRAACQQVCQWQNELGIEVPVAVNLSARQFRRNDLLASVQTVLDETGLPSRLLELEITEGLLMTDPIGAIAIMQGLNAMGIKTALDDFGTGYSSLAYLKTFPLNRLKIDRAFVRDLPNNRSDCAITNTIIALGLNLNMQVLAEGVETEAQREFLTNSGCQVFQGYLFGKPMPGEELTLRLTSGELVVAAV; the protein is encoded by the coding sequence ATGCGCAGCCTCGTCGAGCGTATCGATCAGTTAAATGACGCCAGCCTCGATCGCAAATGGATGGGAGCAAGCAGCGCGATCGGGCTGCTGATCCACGAGCTGCAGCGCGAACGCGGACTGTCCAGTGGATTCATTGCCTCAAATGGCGAGCATTTCGCTGATCAGCTCGGCGCCCAGCAAAAGCAGACCGATGCCTCGCTCGCCTCATTGACGTCGATCGTTCGCGAGCAAGCGCTCGACAAGACAGTTCGCCAACGCCTCGACGCCGGGGCGCTGCAATTGCCCAAGCTCCGCCTGCGCGTCAGGCAACTCGAAATCTCCCGGGACTACACGGTTGATCGTTACACCGGCATCATCGACACGCTTTTCGACTTGCAGCTGAGTACCTTCGGCAACGCCTCCGAGCCCTCGATTTTCCGCAAGCAAATGGCCTTCATCGCCTTCGCGCAGGCCAAGGAAATGTCGGGGCAGGAGCGCGCTTTGCTATCCGCCATGCTGTCGGATCGCAACTTCAGTGCTGGCCGAATGGTGATGCTGAACAGCATCAAGGCCGCCGAGGCGGCCCGGCTGGCCAATTTTGTCGGCCTGGCCGACCAGGAGGCCCTGGCCGCCTACCAGAATATCCTCAAACAAGCCTATATCAAGGATGCCGAACGCATCCGGCAGAAGGTCCAGGCGGCCGCCTGGCGGGAAGCGCTTGGCGACGAGGGAACGGCCGTCCTGCCCTCACCGGATGCCTGGTTCGCACTGGCCAGCACGAAAATTGACGCCATGAAACAACTCGAGGATGCGTTGAATGCATCGGTCAATGCCGATGCCCGGCAAATGGAAGGCCGGGCGCAGCAGGAACTTTTGATCAGCGGCTTTCTGGCGCTTCTCTCTTTTGCCCTGGCCGGCATTCTGATCCACCAGATTCAACGGGGTGGCCGGGTGGCGGAGCACCAGCTGAATTTGGCCGAGGCGGTATTCAGCAATAGCGTCGAATCGATTCTGGTGACCGATGCCGACCTGCGGATCATCGAAGTGAACCCGGCCTTCTTGCGTATTTCCGGTTACACCCGGGACGAAATAATCGGGCAACACCCGCGGATACTAAAATCTGGCCGGCATGATGCGGCATTTTTCGAAAAAGTCTGGAATGAGGTAAATGCGTCGGGCACCTGGGTCGGCGAGGTCTGGAACCGGCGCAAGAACGGTGAAATTTACCCGGCGCTGCTCTCCATCGCCGCCGTCACGGGGTCCGATGGCGTGGTTTCGAATTACACGGGCATGATCTTCGACCTGAGCCGGCACAAGACGGTTGAGGCGCTGCTCAACCAACTGCGGACGTTTGATGGATTGACCGCTCTGCCCAATCGGGAATCATGGCTGTCGGCGCTTGAGCAAATGCTGGTCAATGCCCAACGGAGCAGCAGCAGATTTTCGATCCTGGCCGTCGATCTCGACCGACTCAAGGTAATCAACGATTCCTTGGGGTATGCCGTGGGCGATCTGGTGCTGATCGAAGCCGCCGAGCGCATCAAGAACACGCTGCGCAAATACGATATCGTCGCGCGTCTGGTCGGCAACCGTTTCGCGGTGCTGCTCAATGAAATTGCCGAACCGCAAGATATCGGCAGCGTCTGCGAAAAACTGCTGACGGCGTTCGCTCGACCGTTCGAACTCGACGGTATCAACGTGCATGTCACGGCGAGCATCGGGGCGGCGATCTACCCGACCGACGGTTCCGACAGCAACACCCTGATGATGGCCGCGGAATCGGCCTTGTACAGCGCCAAGGCCGACGGTCGCAATCTCTACAAATACTATTCGCGTGAAATGAACGAGATGGGCTCCCTCTTGTTCAAGCTCGAACGGATGTTGCGATTCGCCTTGGAGCGCAACGAGTTCTCCGTTGTCTATCAGCCGCAAGTCAATGCGCAAAGCGGCTGCCTGGTCGGCGTCGAGGCCTTGTTGCGCTGGAACAACCCGGAACTCGGCAATGTGTCGCCGGTCCAGTTCATTCCGATTGCCGAGGAAACCGGATTGATCGTCGCCATTGGCGAATGGATCATGCGCGCTGCCTGCCAGCAGGTTTGCCAATGGCAGAACGAATTGGGGATCGAAGTCCCGGTTGCCGTCAATCTTTCCGCCCGCCAATTCCGTCGCAACGATCTCCTCGCCTCGGTCCAGACCGTACTCGACGAAACGGGCTTGCCCAGCCGGCTTCTCGAACTGGAAATCACCGAGGGCTTGTTGATGACCGACCCGATCGGCGCCATTGCCATCATGCAGGGGCTGAACGCCATGGGAATCAAGACCGCGCTCGATGATTTCGGCACCGGGTATTCCTCGCTGGCTTATCTCAAGACGTTTCCGCTGAATCGGCTAAAAATCGATCGCGCTTTCGTTCGCGACCTGCCGAACAATCGGAGTGACTGCGCGATCACCAATACCATCATTGCCCTTGGCCTTAACCTCAACATGCAGGTCCTGGCCGAGGGGGTTGAAACCGAAGCGCAACGGGAATTCCTGACCAACTCGGGGTGCCAGGTGTTCCAGGGCTATTTGTTTGGCAAGCCGATGCCCGGCGAAGAGCTGACATTGCGCCTGACCTCCGGCGAGTTGGTGGTGGCCGCCGTCTAG
- a CDS encoding bacteriohemerythrin, translating into MRITWGTALETGIRSIDLQHEELIGMLNELDEAHGSGKSQTVLDDVLQRLGTYVAFHFATEEALIAGLPRNERHAEEHLRQHGSFIEQLTMMRAQAKQDGPQTMSHLIDFLNEWLYEHILKTDRKLAALLHGQTAKGHEQGR; encoded by the coding sequence ATGCGCATTACATGGGGCACTGCTCTGGAGACCGGAATTCGTTCAATCGACCTTCAACACGAAGAGTTGATCGGCATGCTGAACGAGCTGGATGAAGCACATGGTTCGGGCAAAAGCCAAACTGTACTGGATGACGTCCTGCAACGCCTGGGAACCTATGTGGCGTTCCATTTTGCGACCGAGGAGGCGCTGATCGCCGGCTTGCCGCGCAACGAACGTCACGCTGAAGAACATCTTCGACAACACGGCAGTTTTATTGAGCAACTGACGATGATGCGGGCGCAGGCCAAGCAGGACGGCCCTCAGACGATGAGTCATTTGATCGATTTTCTCAACGAGTGGCTTTACGAGCACATTCTCAAGACCGATCGCAAGCTGGCCGCGCTGTTGCACGGCCAGACAGCCAAAGGACACGAACAAGGACGCTGA
- a CDS encoding ABC transporter permease produces the protein MAVKQSTLIKVAPWALTITLFLVWEIICTGLKIPDYLMPAPSAIWVAGVEYASPIMMHATQTLFTTLAGFALAVVVGMVLGLAVGASPLVYKATYPLLVGFNSIPKVAFVPVLVVWFGIGTVPAILTAFLISFFPVVVNVATGLATLEPELEDVLRSLGAKRWDIMIKVGLPRSLPYFFASLKVAITLAFVGSVISETVASNLGIGYLMMSASSSMNMPLVFAGLIVIGVMGVVMYELFAVLENRLTGWAHRNPNAPG, from the coding sequence ATGGCCGTTAAACAATCCACCCTGATCAAGGTCGCGCCCTGGGCCTTGACCATCACGCTTTTCCTCGTCTGGGAAATCATCTGCACCGGGCTGAAGATTCCCGACTACCTGATGCCGGCGCCCAGCGCCATCTGGGTTGCTGGCGTCGAGTACGCCTCGCCGATCATGATGCACGCGACGCAGACGCTATTCACCACGCTGGCCGGCTTTGCGCTGGCGGTCGTCGTCGGCATGGTGCTCGGCCTGGCGGTCGGCGCCTCGCCGCTGGTCTACAAGGCGACTTATCCGCTGCTGGTCGGCTTCAACAGCATCCCCAAGGTGGCATTCGTACCGGTGCTCGTCGTCTGGTTCGGCATCGGTACCGTGCCGGCCATCCTGACAGCCTTCCTGATCTCCTTTTTCCCGGTCGTGGTCAATGTCGCGACCGGCCTGGCGACGCTCGAGCCGGAACTGGAAGACGTGCTGCGCTCGCTCGGCGCCAAGCGCTGGGACATCATGATCAAGGTCGGCCTGCCGCGCTCGCTGCCGTACTTCTTCGCCTCGCTCAAGGTGGCGATCACGCTGGCTTTCGTCGGTTCGGTGATCTCGGAAACCGTCGCCTCCAACCTCGGCATAGGCTACCTGATGATGTCGGCCAGCTCGTCGATGAACATGCCGCTGGTGTTTGCCGGCCTGATCGTCATCGGCGTCATGGGCGTCGTCATGTACGAACTGTTCGCCGTGCTCGAGAATCGCCTGACCGGCTGGGCGCACCGCAATCCAAATGCGCCGGGCTGA
- a CDS encoding ABC transporter ATP-binding protein yields MSFVSFENVSLAYAPGGANAIENVSLNIREGEFVAVVGPSGCGKSTLMKLVSGLKPPSEGYVFVDGREVGGPLKIIGMAFQAANLLPWRTTLDNVMLPLEIVEPFRSNLKKEKAKYTADAEALLAKVGLAGYGDKFPWELSGGMQQRASICRALIHQPRLLMLDEPFGALDAFTREELWCMLRDLWQQQPFTVVLVTHDLREAVFLADTVYVMSKRPGRILVRKEIDLPRPRPLDVTYTDAFAGYVHELREHIGRIRES; encoded by the coding sequence ATGTCTTTTGTTTCCTTTGAAAACGTCAGCCTGGCCTACGCGCCGGGCGGCGCCAATGCCATCGAGAACGTCAGCCTGAACATCCGCGAAGGCGAGTTCGTCGCCGTGGTCGGTCCGTCCGGTTGCGGCAAATCGACCCTGATGAAACTGGTTTCCGGCCTCAAGCCGCCGAGCGAAGGCTATGTCTTCGTCGACGGCCGCGAAGTCGGCGGGCCGCTGAAAATCATCGGCATGGCCTTCCAGGCCGCCAACCTGCTGCCCTGGCGTACGACGCTGGACAACGTGATGCTGCCGCTGGAAATCGTCGAACCCTTCCGCAGCAACCTGAAGAAGGAGAAGGCCAAATACACGGCCGATGCCGAAGCGCTGCTCGCCAAGGTCGGCCTGGCCGGCTACGGTGACAAGTTCCCGTGGGAACTGTCGGGCGGCATGCAGCAGCGCGCCTCGATCTGCCGCGCGCTGATCCACCAGCCGCGCCTGTTGATGCTCGACGAACCTTTCGGCGCGCTTGATGCCTTCACCCGCGAAGAACTCTGGTGCATGTTGCGCGATTTGTGGCAGCAGCAGCCATTTACCGTCGTGCTGGTGACGCACGACCTGCGCGAGGCGGTCTTCCTCGCCGATACCGTTTACGTGATGAGCAAGCGTCCGGGCCGCATCCTGGTGCGCAAGGAAATCGACCTGCCGCGCCCGCGTCCGCTCGACGTGACCTATACCGATGCCTTCGCCGGCTACGTTCACGAACTGCGTGAACACATCGGCCGCATTCGTGAATCCTGA
- a CDS encoding ABC transporter substrate-binding protein, producing the protein MSVPFNVCRRLFLAASMAFLASPVLADTPTKLKFTLDWRFEGPSAPFLLAKAKGYFAAEGLDVEIDSGAGSAGAVTRVATGVYDMGFADFNALVEYDAKTPNSKIQAVYMVYNATPAAVFVLKKSGITKPADLVGKTLAAPIFDAGRKAWPAFAKSNKLAVDAVKWQTVEPALRETLLARGDVDGITGFYFTSLLNLESRGVKTEDIVALKYPDFGVELYGNAIIASPKLMAENPKAVAGVLRAFNKALKETIANPVASMAYVKERDPLINVDLETRRLKLALESSVITPEVKANGLGAVTAERMQRSLAETAEAYGLAKVPAAADLFTSAFLPAKADRMLK; encoded by the coding sequence ATGTCTGTCCCCTTCAATGTCTGCCGTCGTCTCTTTCTCGCTGCCAGCATGGCCTTCCTCGCCAGCCCGGTGCTCGCCGATACGCCGACCAAGCTGAAGTTCACGCTCGACTGGCGCTTCGAAGGCCCGTCCGCACCCTTCCTGCTCGCCAAGGCCAAGGGCTACTTCGCGGCTGAAGGCCTCGATGTCGAGATCGACTCCGGCGCCGGTTCGGCCGGTGCGGTGACGCGCGTCGCCACCGGTGTCTACGACATGGGCTTTGCCGACTTCAACGCTCTGGTCGAATACGACGCCAAGACGCCGAACTCGAAGATCCAGGCCGTCTACATGGTGTACAACGCAACGCCGGCTGCCGTCTTCGTGCTCAAAAAATCCGGTATCACCAAGCCGGCCGACCTGGTTGGCAAGACGCTGGCGGCGCCGATCTTCGATGCCGGCCGCAAGGCCTGGCCGGCCTTTGCCAAATCCAACAAGCTGGCGGTCGATGCCGTGAAATGGCAGACCGTCGAACCGGCCCTGCGCGAAACCCTGCTGGCGCGCGGCGACGTCGATGGCATCACCGGTTTCTACTTCACCAGCCTGCTCAATCTCGAGTCGCGCGGCGTCAAGACGGAAGACATCGTCGCCCTGAAGTACCCGGATTTCGGCGTCGAACTGTACGGCAACGCCATCATCGCCAGCCCGAAGCTGATGGCCGAGAACCCCAAGGCCGTCGCCGGCGTGCTGCGCGCCTTCAACAAGGCACTCAAGGAAACCATCGCCAACCCGGTGGCGAGCATGGCCTACGTGAAGGAACGCGATCCGCTGATCAATGTCGATCTGGAAACGCGTCGCCTCAAGCTGGCGCTCGAATCCAGCGTGATCACCCCGGAAGTCAAGGCGAACGGCCTCGGTGCCGTGACCGCCGAACGCATGCAGCGCTCGCTCGCCGAAACCGCCGAAGCCTACGGCCTGGCCAAGGTGCCGGCCGCTGCCGACCTGTTCACCTCGGCCTTCCTGCCGGCCAAGGCCGACCGGATGCTCAAGTAA
- the queF gene encoding NADPH-dependent 7-cyano-7-deazaguanine reductase QueF (Catalyzes the NADPH-dependent reduction of 7-cyano-7-deazaguanine (preQ0) to 7-aminomethyl-7-deazaguanine (preQ1) in queuosine biosynthesis) translates to MKSSIDPSALSLLGKATEYRSDYAPELLFPIPRAFKRAEIGIDAAALPFVGEDLWNAYEVSWLNPKGKPVVALATFRVPADSPNLIESKSFKLYLNSFNQSTFADAAAVEATLRRDLSAAAGAAIGAKVEALGSRPQVTVAYPAGVLLDDLDIACTTYQPAPELLTAADGEIVEETLYSHLLKSNCLVTGQPDWAMVVIRYRGRPIERTGLLRYIVSFRGHNEFHEQCVERIYCDITRQCAPEALAVYARYTRRGGLDINPFRSSGEFPPPDNTREVRQ, encoded by the coding sequence ATGAAATCCAGTATCGATCCCAGCGCCCTCTCGCTGCTTGGCAAGGCCACCGAATATCGCAGCGACTATGCGCCGGAGCTGCTTTTTCCGATCCCCCGCGCGTTCAAGCGGGCCGAAATCGGCATTGACGCCGCCGCGCTGCCTTTCGTCGGCGAAGACCTGTGGAACGCCTACGAAGTCTCCTGGCTGAACCCGAAGGGCAAGCCGGTCGTCGCGCTGGCCACCTTCCGGGTGCCGGCCGACAGTCCGAACCTGATCGAGTCGAAGTCCTTCAAGCTCTACCTGAATTCATTCAATCAGAGCACGTTTGCCGACGCCGCAGCAGTCGAGGCAACGCTGCGGCGCGATCTTTCGGCTGCCGCCGGAGCGGCAATCGGCGCCAAAGTCGAGGCGCTGGGCAGCCGTCCGCAAGTCACGGTCGCCTATCCGGCAGGTGTGCTGCTCGACGATCTGGATATCGCGTGCACCACCTACCAGCCGGCACCGGAATTGCTGACAGCGGCCGACGGCGAGATCGTCGAGGAAACGCTGTACTCGCATCTGCTGAAGTCGAACTGCCTGGTCACCGGCCAGCCCGACTGGGCGATGGTCGTCATCCGTTATCGCGGCCGGCCGATCGAGCGAACCGGCCTGCTGCGCTACATCGTGTCCTTCCGCGGCCACAACGAATTTCACGAACAGTGCGTCGAACGGATCTATTGCGACATCACTAGGCAGTGCGCCCCCGAGGCGCTGGCGGTCTATGCCCGCTATACCCGGCGCGGCGGGCTGGACATCAATCCCTTCCGCAGCAGCGGCGAGTTTCCGCCACCGGACAATACGCGGGAAGTCAGGCAGTAA
- a CDS encoding urease accessory protein UreD, whose amino-acid sequence MTSRLPLTSPAWHAELHLGFARTGERTVLRENRHFGPLRVQKALYPEGDAVCQAILLHPPSGIAGGDQLRISAEIAAGAHAQLTTPGAGKWYRSGGAEAAQRLAFTVAERATLEWLPQETIVFDGARARMETRVQLAADSRYIGWDILCLGRAAAGERFENGRFDLFYRIDREEKPIWLERGGFSGHDAMLGSPAGWAGATVCGTLLAAFPQTPELLAACREIAPNDRASHALTPLPGLLVARYLGDSSEAARLWFARLWEILRPACTGRPAIIPRIWNT is encoded by the coding sequence ATGACTTCCCGCCTTCCGCTCACTTCGCCCGCCTGGCATGCCGAGTTGCACCTGGGGTTCGCCCGCACGGGCGAACGTACGGTGCTGCGCGAAAACCGCCACTTCGGCCCGCTGCGCGTGCAGAAGGCGCTGTACCCGGAAGGCGATGCCGTCTGCCAGGCCATCTTGTTGCACCCGCCATCCGGCATCGCCGGCGGCGACCAGCTCCGGATTTCCGCCGAAATCGCAGCAGGCGCCCATGCCCAGCTAACCACGCCCGGCGCCGGCAAGTGGTATCGCTCGGGCGGAGCGGAGGCAGCTCAGCGCCTTGCTTTCACCGTCGCCGAAAGGGCCACGCTGGAATGGTTGCCGCAGGAAACCATCGTCTTTGATGGGGCCAGGGCGCGCATGGAAACCCGCGTTCAACTCGCCGCCGACAGCCGCTATATCGGCTGGGACATTCTCTGCCTGGGTCGGGCCGCAGCCGGCGAGCGTTTCGAGAACGGCCGTTTCGACCTGTTTTACCGGATCGACCGCGAAGAAAAGCCGATCTGGCTCGAGCGCGGTGGTTTTTCCGGCCACGACGCCATGCTCGGCAGCCCGGCCGGCTGGGCCGGCGCCACCGTCTGCGGCACGCTGCTCGCCGCTTTTCCGCAGACACCCGAACTGCTCGCGGCCTGCCGCGAAATTGCCCCGAACGACCGGGCCAGCCATGCCTTGACCCCCCTGCCCGGCCTGCTCGTTGCCCGCTATCTAGGCGACAGCAGCGAGGCGGCCCGGCTGTGGTTCGCCCGGCTATGGGAAATCCTGCGCCCGGCTTGCACCGGTCGCCCGGCCATCATCCCCCGAATCTGGAATACCTGA
- the ureA gene encoding urease subunit gamma → MELTPREKDKLLIFTAGLLAERRKARGLKLNYPEAVALITCAIMEGARDGRTVAELMHAGTQVLSRADVMDGIAELIPEIQVEATFPDGTKLVTVHNPIV, encoded by the coding sequence ATGGAACTCACTCCCCGCGAAAAAGACAAGCTGCTGATCTTCACCGCCGGCCTGCTCGCCGAACGGCGCAAGGCGCGCGGCCTCAAGCTGAACTACCCGGAAGCCGTGGCGCTGATTACCTGCGCCATCATGGAAGGCGCCCGCGATGGCCGGACCGTCGCCGAACTGATGCACGCCGGCACCCAGGTGCTGAGCCGGGCGGACGTGATGGACGGCATCGCCGAGCTGATCCCGGAAATCCAGGTCGAAGCGACCTTCCCCGACGGCACCAAGCTGGTCACCGTACATAACCCCATTGTTTAG
- a CDS encoding urease subunit beta: protein MIPGELLAEPGELELNAGRPTITLSVANTGDRPIQVGSHYHFSETNTALSFAREAARGFRLDIAAGTAVRFEPGQTRTVQLVALAGERKVYGFRGLIQGAL from the coding sequence ATGATTCCCGGAGAACTCCTCGCCGAACCCGGCGAACTCGAACTCAATGCCGGCCGCCCGACGATCACGCTGAGCGTGGCCAATACCGGCGACCGGCCGATCCAGGTCGGCTCGCACTACCACTTCTCCGAAACCAACACGGCCCTGAGCTTCGCGCGTGAAGCCGCACGCGGCTTCCGCCTCGACATCGCCGCCGGCACCGCCGTGCGCTTCGAGCCGGGCCAGACGCGCACCGTGCAACTGGTGGCTTTGGCCGGCGAGCGCAAGGTCTACGGTTTCCGTGGCCTGATTCAGGGAGCACTGTAA